One genomic region from Haloarcula taiwanensis encodes:
- a CDS encoding sugar ABC transporter ATP-binding protein — MAQLTLDEVTKTFQDDDGEIIAVDEVSVDIEDGEFLCVVGPSGCGKSTTLRMIAGLEDITRGEIRLDGQIINDQPPARRNVAMVFQSYALYPHMTVRENMAFGLEESTDMPDDEINERVEQACKDMGIFDLIDRKPGELSGGQQQRVALGRAIVRDPEVFLMDEPLANLDAKLKAEMRTELQELQHDLDVTTVYVTHDQTEAMTMSDRIAILNDGVLQQCATPLECYHEPNNLFVAGFIGEPSMNFFPMTLEGSTLKGEWFEYELSDETVAQVEGTTDITLGIRPEDIEFVQSDAGPNVFDSTVHVVEPRGNENTAHLQFDESMDDQFIATVGGMKQLKAGQRVKVRFPENAIHLFDTVSGEAIRNRKLDEIETVESVV; from the coding sequence ATGGCACAACTCACACTGGACGAGGTAACGAAGACGTTCCAAGACGACGACGGCGAAATCATCGCGGTTGATGAGGTATCGGTCGACATCGAGGACGGCGAGTTCCTCTGTGTCGTCGGTCCATCTGGCTGCGGGAAATCGACGACGCTGCGGATGATTGCCGGGCTCGAAGACATCACGCGCGGCGAGATCCGGCTGGACGGCCAGATCATCAACGACCAGCCGCCGGCCCGCCGGAACGTGGCGATGGTGTTCCAGTCCTACGCCCTGTACCCCCACATGACCGTGCGGGAGAACATGGCGTTCGGGCTGGAGGAATCGACGGACATGCCTGACGACGAGATCAACGAGCGCGTCGAGCAGGCGTGTAAGGACATGGGCATCTTCGACCTCATCGACCGCAAGCCCGGCGAACTCTCGGGCGGCCAGCAACAGCGCGTGGCGCTGGGCCGCGCGATTGTCCGAGACCCCGAAGTGTTCCTGATGGACGAGCCGCTGGCGAATCTTGACGCGAAGCTCAAAGCCGAGATGCGGACCGAACTGCAGGAACTCCAGCACGACCTCGACGTGACGACGGTGTACGTCACCCACGACCAGACGGAGGCGATGACGATGAGCGATCGCATCGCCATCCTCAACGACGGCGTCCTCCAGCAGTGTGCGACGCCGCTCGAGTGTTACCACGAGCCGAACAACCTCTTCGTCGCCGGCTTCATCGGCGAGCCGTCGATGAACTTCTTCCCGATGACGCTGGAGGGGTCGACGCTCAAAGGCGAGTGGTTCGAGTACGAACTCAGCGACGAGACGGTCGCTCAGGTGGAAGGAACGACTGACATCACGCTCGGCATCCGACCCGAAGACATCGAGTTCGTTCAGAGCGACGCCGGTCCGAACGTGTTCGATTCGACGGTCCACGTCGTCGAGCCACGCGGAAACGAGAACACGGCCCACCTGCAGTTCGACGAGTCGATGGACGACCAGTTTATCGCGACGGTCGGTGGGATGAAACAGCTCAAGGCCGGCCAGCGCGTCAAAGTCCGGTTCCCCGAGAACGCGATTCACCTCTTCGACACGGTCAGTGGCGAGGCCATCCGGAACCGCAAGCTCGACGAGATCGAAACGGTCGAATCGGTCGTCTGA
- a CDS encoding flap endonuclease-1, with protein MGNADLRSLAALSDVSFGDLGGSVVAVDAHNWLYRYLTTTVKFTSESKYTTSDGEEVANLIGVVQGLPKFFEHDMTPVFVFDGAVTDLKDDEVEKRREQRERYESELEAAREAGDSTRVAKLDSRTQRLTDTIVDTTRDLLALLDVPIVDAPAEGEGQASVMARRGDVDYVGTEDYDALLFGAPMTLRQITSKGDPELMDFEATLETHDLTWEQLVDAAILMGTDFNEGISGIGPKTAVKELREHGDLYAVLDARGDHIDHADRIRDLFLDPAVTDDYEIPDSLDPDVDAARAFVTEQWEVDADEVARGFERIDDSVVQTGLDRWA; from the coding sequence ATGGGAAACGCTGATTTACGGTCGCTTGCGGCGCTGTCGGACGTGTCGTTCGGCGACCTCGGCGGGAGCGTCGTTGCGGTGGACGCCCACAACTGGCTCTATCGCTATCTGACGACGACAGTGAAGTTCACCAGTGAGTCGAAATACACCACCAGCGACGGCGAGGAGGTGGCAAACCTCATCGGCGTCGTTCAGGGCCTGCCGAAGTTCTTCGAACACGACATGACGCCGGTGTTCGTCTTCGACGGGGCAGTCACCGATCTCAAAGACGATGAGGTCGAGAAGCGCCGCGAACAGCGAGAGCGGTACGAGTCCGAACTCGAAGCGGCCCGCGAAGCGGGTGACAGCACCCGTGTCGCCAAGCTCGACTCGCGAACCCAGCGACTGACCGACACTATCGTCGATACGACGCGGGACCTGCTTGCGCTACTCGATGTCCCGATTGTCGACGCTCCGGCGGAAGGCGAGGGGCAGGCGTCGGTGATGGCCCGGCGGGGCGACGTGGACTACGTCGGGACCGAGGACTACGACGCCCTGCTCTTCGGTGCGCCGATGACACTCCGCCAGATTACGTCGAAGGGTGACCCCGAGCTGATGGACTTCGAGGCCACGCTCGAAACCCACGACCTCACCTGGGAGCAACTGGTCGACGCCGCCATCCTGATGGGGACGGACTTCAACGAGGGTATCTCCGGCATCGGACCGAAGACCGCGGTCAAGGAACTCCGCGAGCACGGCGACCTCTACGCCGTGCTGGACGCCCGTGGCGACCACATCGACCACGCCGACCGCATCCGGGACCTGTTTCTCGACCCCGCCGTCACCGACGACTACGAGATTCCGGACAGCCTCGACCCGGACGTCGACGCCGCCCGCGCGTTCGTCACCGAGCAGTGGGAGGTCGACGCCGACGAGGTCGCCCGCGGGTTCGAGCGCATCGACGACTCGGTCGTCCAGACCGGGCTGGACCGGTGGGCGTGA
- a CDS encoding GNAT family N-acetyltransferase yields the protein MEFTLLSWPEDGHRLRLDHEQFAYAGKFVMTSTGKAVVGDDGVVAAAAFDADRTDPDTLCVRYITVRQDRQGDRLGARLLRFVRERATDRGFERVSIGVNNPFSYQAAYRAGFCFSGAESGMAELDLVWPGNRSTGRYQAGLDLFRERDLSPEEESFLAAKADTDPPSILDDWADRSAARTD from the coding sequence ATGGAGTTCACACTGCTCAGTTGGCCCGAGGACGGGCACCGACTCCGACTGGACCACGAGCAGTTCGCGTACGCGGGGAAGTTCGTGATGACTTCGACCGGAAAGGCCGTCGTCGGAGACGATGGGGTCGTGGCCGCGGCTGCGTTCGATGCCGACCGGACGGACCCCGACACGCTCTGTGTCCGGTACATCACCGTTCGGCAGGACCGGCAGGGGGACCGGCTCGGTGCCCGTCTCCTCCGGTTCGTCCGGGAACGGGCCACGGACCGAGGTTTCGAACGGGTGTCCATCGGCGTCAACAACCCCTTTTCGTATCAGGCCGCCTACCGGGCCGGGTTCTGCTTCAGCGGCGCGGAGTCGGGGATGGCCGAACTCGACCTCGTCTGGCCGGGCAACCGCAGTACCGGGCGGTATCAGGCCGGGCTTGACCTGTTCCGCGAGCGCGACCTCTCTCCGGAAGAGGAGTCGTTCCTCGCGGCGAAGGCCGACACCGACCCGCCATCTATCCTCGACGACTGGGCCGACCGGTCGGCCGCACGGACTGACTGA
- a CDS encoding ornithine cyclodeaminase — protein sequence MTTDATALFLQSDEVADLAEPAEYVDVVREGYRQRGDGAPATPRTTLFSDEPAGMLTGYLAILPDTGAMGGYTYAAGFNGRDAHFTLPIFNAESGDPLAVLDGASMNPHKTGAAGAVGVDALARRDASDLAVIGSGAQARGQVRATATVRDFDRIEVYSPTASNRESFAAEMNDALDPTVAAVASPAAAIEGADVVITATNASEPVFDGDLLEPGTHVTAMGQYHPEKNELDATTIERATYVPDLRERVTQDAGSFINALDAGVVDEDHVHAELGDIVAGNAHGRQSPEEITVFDSGGTAIETVAAGHLLYERAKAEGRGEEIEFAPASKALTGR from the coding sequence ATGACAACAGATGCGACAGCGCTGTTCCTGCAGAGCGACGAGGTTGCCGACCTCGCTGAACCCGCCGAGTACGTCGATGTCGTCCGGGAGGGGTACCGCCAGCGTGGCGACGGTGCCCCGGCGACGCCCAGAACAACGCTGTTTTCGGACGAACCCGCCGGTATGTTGACGGGCTATCTCGCGATTCTCCCCGACACCGGTGCGATGGGTGGGTACACCTACGCGGCCGGCTTCAACGGACGGGATGCACACTTTACGCTCCCGATCTTCAACGCCGAGAGCGGCGACCCGCTTGCTGTCCTTGACGGTGCAAGTATGAACCCTCACAAGACCGGCGCAGCCGGGGCCGTCGGTGTCGACGCACTGGCCCGCCGCGACGCCAGCGACCTCGCGGTCATCGGCAGCGGTGCACAGGCCCGCGGCCAAGTCCGTGCGACAGCGACGGTCCGCGACTTCGACCGCATCGAGGTGTACTCGCCGACGGCCAGTAACCGGGAGTCCTTCGCCGCGGAAATGAACGACGCGCTGGACCCGACAGTGGCGGCCGTCGCGTCCCCGGCCGCAGCAATCGAAGGGGCCGATGTCGTCATCACGGCAACCAACGCGAGCGAACCAGTGTTCGACGGCGACCTGCTCGAACCGGGAACCCACGTGACTGCGATGGGCCAGTATCACCCCGAAAAGAACGAACTTGACGCGACGACAATCGAACGCGCCACGTACGTTCCGGACCTGCGCGAGCGGGTGACACAGGATGCCGGGTCGTTCATCAACGCCCTCGACGCGGGAGTTGTCGACGAAGACCACGTCCATGCTGAACTCGGTGACATCGTTGCCGGAAACGCGCACGGGCGGCAGTCACCTGAGGAGATTACAGTCTTCGACTCCGGTGGTACAGCCATCGAAACCGTCGCTGCCGGTCATCTGCTGTACGAGCGGGCGAAGGCAGAGGGCCGAGGCGAGGAGATCGAATTCGCACCTGCGAGCAAAGCCCTGACCGGTCGGTAA
- a CDS encoding H/ACA RNA-protein complex protein Gar1, whose translation MKRLGTVSRVAQGLAVVRAPDDEYASVGTDVVDEELQAVGSVVDVFGPVERPYLAVSPNDGVHLPALVGTVLYAR comes from the coding sequence ATGAAGCGTCTCGGCACCGTTTCGCGGGTCGCACAGGGGCTGGCCGTCGTCCGGGCACCTGACGACGAGTACGCATCCGTTGGAACCGACGTGGTCGACGAGGAACTCCAGGCCGTTGGCTCCGTTGTCGACGTGTTCGGTCCGGTCGAACGCCCGTATCTCGCAGTTTCGCCGAACGATGGCGTACATCTTCCAGCGCTGGTCGGTACGGTCCTGTACGCGAGGTGA
- a CDS encoding signal recognition particle protein Srp19, whose protein sequence is MVENVIWPAALDANRSRSDGRRVALDLAVEEPTVDEIAKAVQQVGYDAVIERDKAYPREYEARGRVVVKDADDATKSDLLGAVAAYMQALRE, encoded by the coding sequence ATGGTCGAGAACGTTATCTGGCCGGCGGCGCTTGACGCCAACCGTTCGCGAAGCGACGGGCGTCGTGTGGCACTAGATTTGGCCGTCGAGGAGCCGACTGTCGACGAGATCGCGAAAGCTGTCCAGCAGGTCGGGTACGACGCGGTCATCGAGCGAGACAAGGCGTATCCACGGGAGTACGAGGCCCGCGGGCGAGTCGTCGTTAAGGACGCGGACGATGCGACGAAAAGCGACCTGCTCGGGGCTGTGGCAGCCTACATGCAGGCGCTCCGTGAATGA
- a CDS encoding cytochrome c oxidase subunit II — MTRKRAGLVALFGAALLALAAEPAAAAQIQDSTTDSLIWGLNMNLLYVAIPITVLVEGILIYTVWRFRNQEEALPTQENRRLEVTWTIATAIILLFVGVASYQVMASPYVTAEAGDQAALQEQDTELITVEAQRYGWTFYYNESSWDGEAEVTTRTDLKIPANQDVSLRVTSADWLHAFHVPGLGLKSDAFPGQYNRLRTSASNTGTYQLYCAEYCGSGHSQMLGTVEVVPQDEYEDWLAEQKSGGDSEGSSE, encoded by the coding sequence ATGACCCGGAAACGCGCCGGTCTGGTCGCTCTGTTCGGTGCTGCGTTGCTCGCACTCGCCGCCGAGCCGGCCGCCGCCGCACAGATTCAGGACTCGACAACGGATAGCCTCATCTGGGGGCTGAACATGAATCTCCTGTACGTCGCTATCCCAATTACGGTCCTTGTCGAAGGGATTCTGATCTACACCGTCTGGCGGTTCCGTAACCAGGAGGAGGCGCTTCCCACACAGGAGAACCGCCGACTCGAAGTGACCTGGACCATCGCGACGGCAATCATTCTCCTGTTCGTCGGCGTCGCTTCCTATCAGGTGATGGCCAGCCCGTACGTCACCGCTGAGGCCGGTGATCAGGCTGCACTACAGGAACAGGACACTGAGCTCATTACCGTCGAGGCCCAGCGGTACGGCTGGACGTTCTACTACAACGAATCGAGCTGGGACGGCGAGGCGGAAGTGACCACTAGAACGGACCTGAAGATACCGGCTAACCAGGACGTATCCTTGCGCGTGACATCGGCTGACTGGCTACACGCGTTCCACGTTCCCGGACTCGGACTGAAGTCCGATGCGTTCCCCGGTCAGTACAACCGTCTCCGAACCAGCGCGAGTAATACCGGCACATACCAGCTCTACTGTGCTGAGTACTGCGGCTCGGGTCACTCACAGATGCTCGGAACCGTTGAGGTCGTCCCGCAGGACGAGTACGAGGACTGGCTGGCAGAGCAAAAGAGCGGCGGCGACTCCGAAGGCAGCAGCGAGTAA
- a CDS encoding protoheme IX farnesyltransferase, giving the protein MAESRTFTGLLAATAVGVYLLVLAGATTTLTDAAAACTTWPLCDGPVDVTNTALLVAWGHRLVAAAVGLLVVAVAVIGLRSGCRGRVRAAILLGTALYPVQIALGAVVATSTETALPGAHLALGMGIFSSFVLALAWHLEAETGSDDETPVKNPTPAPEPTGGEAAGRPTTLSLRERLVGTASAYFRLMKPRLMWLLCLVAAAGMALAAGQTLTVRTVLLTLGGGVLSIGASGTFNHVLERDIDKRMDRTSDRPIATHQVPVRNALAFGLLLSLASLWLFWQVNALVALLGLTAIVFYSVIYTLVLKPNTVQNTVLGGAAGALPALIGWVAVDGSVGLPGVILAVVIFLWTPAHFYNLALAYKDDYEAGGFPMMPVVRGETETRKHIVYYLGATLIAAGVLGVLTPLGWLYAVTSVLLGAVFLWAVILLHREQTEAAAFRAFHASNAYLGAVLIAIVIDALAL; this is encoded by the coding sequence ATGGCAGAGAGCCGGACCTTTACCGGGCTGCTCGCCGCGACCGCTGTCGGCGTGTACTTGTTAGTCCTCGCCGGCGCGACAACAACGCTCACGGACGCGGCAGCAGCCTGTACGACCTGGCCGCTGTGTGACGGACCGGTCGACGTGACGAACACGGCCCTGCTGGTCGCCTGGGGCCACCGACTCGTCGCGGCCGCCGTCGGCCTCCTCGTGGTGGCCGTCGCCGTTATCGGGCTTCGCTCCGGCTGTCGTGGCCGTGTCAGGGCAGCTATCCTCCTCGGCACTGCGCTGTACCCGGTCCAGATTGCGCTGGGAGCTGTCGTCGCGACGAGCACCGAGACGGCACTCCCCGGTGCCCACCTCGCGCTGGGGATGGGTATCTTCAGTTCGTTCGTGCTGGCTCTGGCGTGGCACCTCGAAGCTGAGACGGGCAGTGACGACGAGACTCCGGTGAAGAACCCGACACCTGCGCCGGAACCGACCGGAGGCGAAGCCGCCGGCCGGCCCACGACACTCTCCCTCCGCGAACGCCTCGTCGGGACCGCGTCTGCGTACTTCCGCCTGATGAAGCCCCGGCTGATGTGGCTTCTGTGCTTGGTCGCCGCCGCCGGGATGGCGCTCGCGGCGGGCCAGACGCTCACCGTTCGGACGGTGCTACTCACCCTCGGGGGCGGCGTCCTCTCTATCGGCGCGTCGGGGACGTTCAACCACGTTCTCGAACGCGATATCGACAAGCGGATGGACCGGACCTCGGACCGTCCTATCGCGACCCACCAAGTGCCGGTCCGGAACGCGCTGGCGTTCGGACTCCTCCTGTCGCTCGCCTCGCTGTGGCTGTTCTGGCAGGTGAACGCGCTCGTGGCCCTGCTCGGACTGACCGCGATTGTGTTCTACAGCGTTATCTACACGCTCGTGCTGAAGCCTAACACCGTCCAGAACACTGTCCTTGGCGGGGCTGCGGGTGCACTGCCGGCACTTATCGGCTGGGTCGCCGTCGACGGGTCGGTCGGCCTCCCCGGCGTCATCCTCGCGGTGGTCATCTTCCTCTGGACGCCGGCGCACTTCTACAATCTCGCGCTCGCGTACAAGGACGACTACGAGGCTGGCGGCTTCCCGATGATGCCGGTCGTCCGCGGCGAGACGGAGACGCGCAAGCACATCGTCTACTATCTCGGAGCGACGCTCATCGCAGCAGGTGTTCTGGGCGTGCTCACGCCGCTGGGCTGGCTGTACGCCGTCACGTCGGTGTTGCTTGGTGCAGTGTTCCTCTGGGCAGTTATCTTGCTCCACCGCGAGCAGACTGAAGCGGCGGCGTTCCGGGCGTTCCATGCGTCGAACGCCTATCTCGGAGCGGTCTTGATAGCCATTGTCATCGATGCACTGGCCCTATGA
- a CDS encoding ABC transporter ATP-binding protein — protein MSTTTATLRDAIPDTRSLVILAAVLNAEVILILGYIVNTAQPATDPFLLAFPFIWLNIAGLVFLRVRPELPGRRRTVGSVVIALGYLFVLGYVGGVYGTGGQGTGLRLVTQAPPGFSPTVVFSGATLSVVLIPWKVAGYLTLSYLVFVTAVDASGGAVGGIVGLFSCVSCVLPIIASILGGFVGVGATLSQAALSQSYGLSTVVFVTSVGLLYGVHRFDVTLVGRLRTLIGRR, from the coding sequence ATGAGCACCACGACAGCGACCCTCCGAGACGCGATACCGGACACGCGCTCGCTGGTCATCTTGGCGGCCGTCTTGAACGCGGAGGTCATCCTCATTCTGGGCTATATCGTCAACACGGCTCAGCCCGCGACGGACCCGTTTCTGCTGGCGTTCCCGTTCATCTGGCTCAACATCGCCGGCCTCGTGTTCCTGCGAGTGCGTCCGGAACTGCCCGGCCGCCGTCGGACGGTCGGCAGTGTAGTTATCGCTCTTGGCTATCTGTTCGTGCTGGGGTACGTCGGCGGCGTGTACGGAACGGGCGGTCAGGGAACCGGTCTCCGACTGGTCACGCAAGCCCCGCCCGGGTTCTCGCCGACGGTGGTGTTCAGCGGCGCGACCCTCAGCGTGGTGCTCATCCCGTGGAAGGTCGCCGGCTACCTGACGCTCTCGTATCTGGTATTCGTGACCGCTGTCGACGCGAGCGGCGGTGCAGTGGGCGGCATCGTCGGTCTCTTTTCCTGTGTCTCCTGTGTCCTCCCGATTATCGCGTCGATACTGGGCGGGTTCGTGGGTGTTGGCGCAACGCTGTCGCAGGCGGCGCTGTCTCAGTCGTATGGGCTCTCGACGGTGGTGTTCGTCACCTCGGTCGGTTTGCTGTACGGCGTCCATCGGTTCGACGTGACGCTCGTCGGGCGACTCCGAACGCTGATCGGCCGACGATAG
- a CDS encoding selenoprotein, with product MSTVEIEYCVPCGFRERAVRVQQAILSGLERELDSVRLVMGDHGVFRISVDDETVYDKAEAGDEFDVDAIVREIRSHVA from the coding sequence ATGAGTACTGTCGAAATTGAATACTGCGTTCCCTGTGGCTTCCGTGAGCGGGCAGTACGTGTCCAGCAGGCGATTCTGTCGGGACTCGAGCGGGAACTCGACAGCGTCCGACTGGTCATGGGTGACCACGGCGTGTTCAGGATCAGTGTCGATGACGAGACTGTCTACGACAAGGCCGAGGCCGGCGACGAGTTCGACGTGGATGCTATCGTGCGTGAGATACGGTCGCACGTCGCGTAG
- a CDS encoding ABC transporter ATP-binding protein, translating to MDEVLVASDVGRRYGDTVALDGVSLTATTGEVLALVGPNGAGKTTLVRALTGTTDATGDVRLFGQSPRTVARDRIGLLPQSFSPHERLTARELLEYYAGLYDGTRDVDAVLDDVGLADTASTTYENLSGGQQRRTCVATALINDPDLLVLDEPTTGIDPAGRRDLWRLLEGLADRGVTILVTTHYMEEAQRLADRVGLLADGTLIALDSPDQLVAEHGGDSQLIVDGSFDETAVSAIDYPAETAIRNGRLVVYGIRPESIGNITEELGQAGIEYDSLTWKQPDLEDVYLELTGTAVGQRGEPQQTGPVAGGAQ from the coding sequence ATGGACGAGGTACTGGTCGCGTCGGATGTCGGGCGGCGCTACGGCGATACGGTCGCACTCGACGGTGTGTCGCTGACGGCGACCACTGGAGAGGTGCTCGCGCTGGTCGGTCCCAACGGGGCTGGCAAGACCACCCTGGTACGGGCGTTGACCGGAACGACGGACGCGACTGGCGACGTACGACTGTTCGGCCAGTCGCCCAGAACGGTCGCTCGCGACCGAATCGGCCTGTTACCACAGTCGTTTTCGCCCCACGAGCGGCTGACGGCGCGGGAATTGCTGGAATACTACGCCGGCCTGTACGACGGGACCCGCGATGTCGATGCCGTGCTTGACGATGTGGGGCTGGCCGACACCGCCAGCACAACATACGAGAACCTCTCGGGTGGGCAGCAGCGGCGAACCTGTGTCGCGACGGCACTGATAAACGACCCGGACCTTCTCGTACTGGACGAACCGACCACCGGTATCGACCCGGCCGGTCGGCGGGACCTCTGGCGACTGCTGGAAGGGCTCGCCGACCGCGGCGTGACGATACTCGTCACGACACACTATATGGAGGAGGCCCAGCGCCTCGCGGACCGCGTCGGTCTCCTCGCTGACGGGACGCTCATCGCACTCGACTCTCCGGACCAACTCGTGGCCGAGCACGGCGGTGACAGCCAGCTCATCGTTGATGGGTCTTTCGACGAAACTGCCGTTTCAGCCATTGACTACCCAGCGGAGACGGCAATCCGGAACGGTCGGCTGGTCGTCTACGGCATCCGTCCGGAGTCTATCGGAAACATCACCGAGGAACTGGGGCAGGCGGGTATCGAGTACGACAGCCTGACCTGGAAACAGCCTGACTTAGAGGACGTGTACCTCGAACTCACTGGGACGGCCGTCGGCCAGCGCGGTGAACCACAGCAGACGGGACCGGTCGCGGGTGGTGCCCAATGA
- a CDS encoding ABC transporter permease produces MSRLGRLTAETRAASLAFLRRRTAVFFTFFFPVIIVVIFGVLVQTQPGGGGLFTEPPSFYAPGYLAVVVLFTPLSRVGSEVARHRDGNRFEKLATTPLTRTEWLLAQTLVNVVIIGIAGLLILGLMVWLTGATIRPSGLLLPFVGLGVALFCAVGAMLGSLADSQDGVIAASNGLALPLLFLSETFVPQTLLPAWLPTWLSPLTYFSRGVRAATTGTGDALGPLAVLAVCAAVGFAVGARLLPQTD; encoded by the coding sequence ATGAGCCGACTGGGGCGACTCACAGCGGAGACGCGTGCGGCGTCGCTGGCCTTCCTCCGGCGACGGACAGCCGTCTTCTTCACGTTCTTCTTCCCGGTTATCATCGTCGTCATCTTCGGCGTGCTGGTCCAGACCCAGCCGGGCGGTGGCGGGCTGTTCACCGAGCCGCCGAGCTTCTATGCGCCGGGGTATCTGGCCGTCGTCGTCCTGTTTACGCCGCTGTCTCGCGTCGGAAGCGAGGTAGCCCGTCATCGGGACGGGAACCGCTTCGAGAAGCTGGCGACGACACCGCTGACCCGGACCGAGTGGTTGCTGGCACAGACACTCGTCAACGTCGTCATCATTGGTATTGCCGGTCTCCTGATTCTGGGCCTGATGGTGTGGCTCACCGGCGCGACAATCCGCCCATCCGGTCTGTTGCTGCCCTTCGTCGGCCTTGGTGTCGCGCTGTTCTGTGCCGTCGGCGCGATGCTGGGGAGCCTTGCGGACTCACAGGATGGCGTCATCGCGGCGAGCAACGGTCTCGCGCTCCCGCTGCTCTTTCTTTCGGAGACGTTCGTCCCGCAGACGCTTCTGCCCGCGTGGTTGCCGACGTGGCTCTCGCCGCTGACGTACTTCTCGCGTGGCGTCCGTGCGGCGACGACCGGCACTGGCGATGCGCTCGGCCCGCTGGCTGTTCTCGCAGTCTGTGCCGCCGTCGGCTTTGCGGTCGGTGCGCGTCTCCTTCCGCAGACAGATTGA
- a CDS encoding protein phosphatase, translated as MPIVNPHRFAPAASNEEYVYGSCAPGWHTAAAHQDALDEWVAHMQAHDIERVCCLLPGQQLDDAGANIQRYREAFGASSVRHVPVPDHRLISQDRLHDDILPFLVDACETEERVVVHCLAGIGRTGQVLAAWLVYHYDYGPDRAIETAQEMGRDPRDAIKSGNATEAELSDLLSSVARL; from the coding sequence ATGCCCATCGTGAATCCACACCGCTTCGCGCCTGCAGCCTCCAACGAAGAGTACGTCTACGGTTCCTGTGCGCCGGGCTGGCATACGGCCGCCGCGCATCAGGACGCCCTCGATGAGTGGGTCGCACACATGCAGGCACACGACATCGAGCGGGTCTGCTGTCTGCTTCCCGGGCAACAACTCGACGACGCTGGGGCCAATATTCAGCGCTATCGGGAGGCCTTCGGAGCGTCATCAGTCCGCCACGTACCGGTTCCCGACCACCGACTTATTTCTCAAGACCGCCTCCACGACGATATCCTGCCGTTCCTGGTTGACGCCTGCGAGACAGAGGAACGGGTCGTCGTTCATTGCCTGGCCGGTATCGGTCGCACCGGCCAGGTACTCGCTGCCTGGCTGGTGTATCATTACGACTACGGTCCCGACCGCGCCATCGAGACCGCACAGGAGATGGGCCGCGACCCCAGAGATGCTATTAAATCGGGCAACGCGACTGAAGCAGAACTGTCCGATCTGCTATCATCAGTCGCACGCCTGTAG
- a CDS encoding 2-phospho-L-lactate transferase codes for MVTFLAGGTGTPKLLAGADDVFAAAATTVVANTGDDIELGGHLVCPDLDTVLFLEGDVLDRETWWGIDGDTAETHAELTRLADAAELDGGPRYLSDEAQTAGRDIARWRRFSGVAEFMHIGDRDRAIHVTRTSLLDEGRSLTEVTHTLADAFELDRTLLPMSDDPVASIIHTPTGPMHFQEWWVGHNGEPPVEDVVFRGSDAASATDAVLTALDDTVVIGPSNPVTSLGPMLAINDIEQALHETTVVSVSPFIEDTVFSGPAADLMAGVGLEPSTAGVAEAYPFADAFVLDDDDSTPLDVPVVRTDTTLDDAADAERVNRAVEEALAEVT; via the coding sequence ATGGTGACGTTTCTTGCCGGCGGGACGGGAACGCCGAAGCTCCTCGCTGGTGCCGACGACGTGTTTGCGGCGGCGGCGACGACTGTCGTCGCCAACACCGGCGACGACATCGAACTGGGAGGCCACCTCGTGTGCCCGGACCTCGATACTGTCCTGTTCTTGGAGGGTGACGTCCTCGACCGGGAGACGTGGTGGGGTATCGACGGCGACACCGCCGAGACACACGCCGAACTAACGCGGCTCGCTGACGCTGCCGAGCTTGACGGCGGGCCACGATACCTCTCCGACGAGGCACAGACAGCGGGGCGTGACATCGCTCGCTGGCGGCGCTTCTCCGGTGTCGCGGAGTTCATGCACATCGGCGACCGCGACCGCGCGATCCACGTCACGCGCACCTCGCTGCTTGATGAGGGCCGATCACTGACCGAGGTTACGCACACGCTCGCCGACGCGTTCGAACTGGACCGGACGCTGCTCCCGATGAGCGACGACCCGGTCGCTTCCATTATTCACACGCCGACCGGGCCGATGCACTTTCAAGAGTGGTGGGTCGGCCATAACGGGGAACCGCCGGTCGAGGACGTGGTGTTTCGTGGCTCAGACGCGGCCAGCGCGACGGACGCCGTTCTGACCGCGCTCGACGATACTGTTGTCATTGGTCCGTCGAACCCTGTAACTTCGCTCGGCCCGATGCTGGCCATCAACGACATTGAGCAGGCACTCCACGAAACAACGGTCGTCTCTGTCTCCCCATTCATCGAAGACACGGTGTTCTCGGGGCCAGCGGCGGACCTGATGGCCGGCGTCGGACTTGAGCCGAGTACCGCTGGAGTGGCCGAGGCATACCCCTTCGCTGACGCGTTCGTACTGGACGACGACGACTCAACGCCGCTTGACGTGCCGGTCGTTCGGACCGACACCACCCTTGACGACGCGGCCGACGCCGAGCGGGTGAACCGCGCCGTCGAGGAGGCGCTCGCGGAGGTGACCTGA